In a single window of the Desulfovibrio mangrovi genome:
- the trkA gene encoding Trk system potassium transporter TrkA, which produces MGFFSRAPRVEQLKVVIVGAGEVGYHIAHRLAQESKEVVIIDQSAEALRRVSEVLDVQTFQGSGSSPVVLSDAGVMDADIFLAVTDSDEINIISCLFANAISPDSIKIARIRNEEYNLYQDALTNKPLNISTIINPEIEVIKAIDRMLAVPGAVDFSEFAEGRVKLVGIRVEKGPLVGKKLMAFREIVPDTNVLIAAIVRGEDLIIPSGRDEIVAGDVVYFACKDTSLEAVRKVCGRNIDPVRDVLIIGGGNIGLRLAVLFERKGLHVKLVDRSESRCQYLAEKLNSTLVLRGDGTDQDFLREENVGEMDVVISLTSDEETNILSSLLAKNLGAKKTVTRVNKVAYQPLVNAIGIDHSVSPRLSAVNSILHHIRRGKVLSSVSIRGEGAEALEAIAQADSELVGKPVKDLPFPRGTLLLAIVRGKDVVIPSGDSMVQPEDRIIILTTRENVSRVEQALTVTLKQL; this is translated from the coding sequence ATGGGTTTTTTCAGTCGTGCGCCGCGAGTTGAACAACTCAAGGTGGTCATTGTCGGAGCGGGTGAAGTGGGGTACCACATTGCCCACCGTCTTGCTCAGGAGAGCAAGGAAGTGGTCATTATTGACCAGAGTGCCGAAGCTCTTCGCCGAGTTTCTGAAGTGCTGGACGTACAGACCTTCCAAGGGTCCGGTTCCAGCCCGGTTGTCCTCTCCGATGCCGGAGTTATGGATGCCGATATTTTTCTTGCCGTAACGGACAGCGATGAAATCAACATCATCTCCTGTCTTTTCGCCAATGCCATCTCTCCGGATTCCATCAAGATTGCCCGTATCCGTAACGAGGAATACAACCTCTATCAGGATGCTCTTACCAACAAGCCTCTGAATATCTCCACCATCATCAATCCCGAGATTGAAGTCATCAAGGCCATTGACCGCATGCTGGCCGTGCCCGGTGCCGTGGATTTCAGCGAGTTTGCGGAAGGGCGCGTCAAACTTGTAGGCATACGGGTTGAAAAAGGGCCGCTCGTGGGCAAAAAGCTCATGGCCTTCCGCGAGATTGTGCCGGACACCAATGTGCTTATCGCTGCCATTGTCCGCGGCGAAGACCTCATAATTCCCAGCGGCCGTGATGAGATTGTGGCAGGCGACGTCGTCTATTTCGCCTGCAAGGACACAAGTCTGGAAGCCGTGCGCAAGGTTTGCGGTCGTAATATCGACCCCGTGCGCGACGTGCTCATCATCGGCGGCGGCAATATAGGACTGCGTCTGGCCGTGCTGTTTGAACGCAAAGGTCTGCACGTGAAGCTTGTGGATCGTAGCGAGTCGCGCTGCCAGTATCTGGCCGAGAAGTTGAACTCTACGCTGGTTCTGCGCGGAGACGGAACGGATCAGGATTTTCTGCGCGAGGAGAATGTGGGGGAGATGGACGTGGTTATCTCCCTGACTTCCGACGAGGAGACAAATATCCTTTCCTCGCTGCTAGCCAAGAACCTTGGTGCCAAAAAGACGGTCACCCGTGTGAACAAGGTGGCATATCAGCCTCTGGTAAACGCCATTGGCATTGACCACTCGGTTTCGCCGCGTCTCTCTGCAGTGAACTCCATTCTGCACCATATCCGTCGGGGCAAGGTACTTTCTTCCGTTTCCATTCGGGGAGAGGGAGCCGAAGCGCTCGAAGCCATTGCACAGGCAGATTCGGAATTGGTAGGCAAACCGGTGAAGGATCTTCCCTTCCCGCGGGGCACACTGCTCTTGGCCATCGTTCGTGGCAAGGATGTGGTCATACCCAGCGGCGACAGTATGGTGCAACCTGAGGACCGAATCATCATCCTGACCACGCGCGAAAATGTTTCCCGCGTGGAGCAGGCGCTGACGGTAACCTTGAAGCAACTGTAA
- the rpsT gene encoding 30S ribosomal protein S20 produces the protein MANHKSALKRHRQSLKRAARNRAMKTRVRNTVKAVRAAVQLKDKDQAAVLLGTATSVLDKAATKGVIHWRNAARNISRLSKAVSEI, from the coding sequence GTGGCTAACCACAAGTCTGCCCTTAAGCGGCATCGCCAGAGCCTGAAGCGCGCTGCTCGTAATCGCGCAATGAAGACCCGTGTCCGTAACACTGTTAAGGCTGTTCGCGCAGCTGTACAGCTCAAGGACAAGGACCAGGCTGCTGTCCTGCTCGGCACCGCAACGTCCGTTCTGGACAAGGCTGCCACCAAGGGTGTTATTCATTGGCGTAATGCCGCTCGTAACATTTCTCGTCTGAGCAAGGCCGTTTCTGAGATCTAG
- the glyS gene encoding glycine--tRNA ligase subunit beta → MSVFVLEIGTEELPARFLPGLEKELKDRLAAFLTESHVDFESVIVESTPRRAVATVAGISAIQNEAEEVVSGPPVRIAYDAEGKPTKAAEGFAKTQGVDLADAFTLKTDKGEYLAVRKKIGGARTVDLLSEGCPAIIGALPFPKKMKWGSLEYTYARPLRWVLSMFDDQVVPFSLADLAAGNTTRGHRVHGPGPFAVAHAEKFADVVREQCAVTLSGAERRARIVEEGNALAAAIGGTVLWKDSLLDEVQGLSEHPVPCLGGFDPSFLELPKEALLTSMQSHQKSFGLEDKDGNLLPYFLTVLNITPKDMDVVRKGWERVLRARLEDGRFFWRNDLKNSFDAWLAKLDNVIFLAPLGSMGNKTRRLSTLCGALAESVDAALKADAERAGRLSKADLVSEMVYEFDSLQGIMGGIYARKMGENEVVAQAIAEQYLPAGPDTPVPSSPCGALLSIADKADTMAGCFGLGMIPTGAADPYALRRCCLGITRIMLDRNIRVAARDIFRAAQAGYGDAIKWKLAPEEALEKMVEFFNLRLKNYFVSQGYETLLVESALNAGSGDICDAAARLKALDAFSKSEGFAQAVLTFKRAANIIRKQGEEAGVALSGVVDSALLEDDAEKALSEALKAVEPRFESLWQAGDFDALFGLLGELRPTVDAFFDNVMVMCDDAAVRSNRLNLLTALVQKLGRLADFAALQM, encoded by the coding sequence ATGTCCGTATTTGTGTTGGAAATCGGCACCGAAGAGTTGCCCGCCCGCTTCCTGCCCGGGCTGGAAAAGGAATTGAAGGATAGGCTTGCCGCCTTTCTGACGGAATCGCATGTTGATTTCGAATCCGTCATCGTGGAATCCACTCCCCGCCGCGCGGTAGCCACCGTTGCCGGTATTTCCGCCATTCAGAATGAGGCGGAGGAAGTGGTTTCCGGTCCGCCTGTCAGAATCGCCTATGACGCGGAAGGCAAGCCCACCAAGGCAGCTGAAGGTTTCGCCAAGACGCAGGGCGTTGACCTTGCCGATGCTTTTACCCTGAAGACCGACAAGGGCGAGTACCTTGCCGTGCGTAAGAAGATTGGCGGCGCCCGCACTGTTGACCTGCTTTCGGAAGGGTGTCCCGCCATCATCGGCGCGCTGCCTTTCCCCAAGAAGATGAAGTGGGGCAGCCTTGAATACACGTATGCGCGCCCCCTGCGCTGGGTGCTCTCCATGTTTGACGATCAGGTCGTTCCCTTCTCTTTAGCCGACCTTGCCGCGGGCAACACCACTCGCGGCCACCGTGTGCATGGCCCCGGTCCCTTTGCCGTGGCGCATGCTGAAAAGTTTGCTGATGTCGTGCGCGAACAGTGTGCCGTCACCCTCTCCGGTGCCGAGCGTCGTGCCCGAATTGTAGAGGAGGGCAATGCCCTTGCCGCTGCCATCGGTGGCACCGTGCTCTGGAAGGATAGCCTGCTGGACGAAGTGCAGGGGCTTTCCGAGCATCCCGTGCCCTGTCTGGGCGGCTTTGATCCTTCCTTCCTCGAACTGCCCAAGGAAGCTCTGCTGACCAGCATGCAGAGCCACCAGAAAAGCTTCGGCCTTGAAGACAAGGATGGCAATCTGCTGCCGTACTTCCTGACCGTGCTGAACATCACGCCCAAGGATATGGACGTGGTGCGCAAGGGCTGGGAACGCGTGCTGCGTGCCCGCCTTGAAGACGGCCGCTTCTTCTGGCGCAATGACCTGAAGAACAGTTTTGATGCATGGCTTGCCAAGCTCGATAACGTCATCTTCCTTGCGCCTCTGGGTTCCATGGGTAACAAGACTCGCCGCCTGTCCACTCTCTGCGGTGCGCTGGCTGAATCCGTAGACGCCGCTCTGAAGGCCGATGCCGAAAGGGCAGGGCGTCTTTCCAAGGCCGATCTCGTTTCCGAGATGGTCTACGAATTCGACAGCCTGCAGGGTATTATGGGTGGCATCTACGCCCGCAAGATGGGTGAAAACGAGGTGGTTGCGCAGGCCATTGCAGAACAGTATCTGCCGGCCGGCCCTGATACCCCCGTGCCTTCTTCCCCCTGCGGTGCGTTGCTTTCCATTGCTGACAAGGCAGATACCATGGCCGGCTGCTTCGGTCTGGGCATGATTCCCACCGGTGCGGCAGACCCATACGCTCTGCGCCGTTGCTGCCTTGGCATTACCCGCATCATGTTGGACAGAAACATCCGTGTTGCTGCCCGTGACATCTTCCGTGCCGCACAGGCTGGATATGGTGATGCGATCAAGTGGAAGCTTGCTCCTGAAGAAGCTCTTGAGAAGATGGTCGAGTTCTTCAACCTGCGTCTCAAGAACTACTTTGTTTCGCAGGGCTATGAGACCCTGCTGGTGGAATCCGCACTTAATGCCGGTTCCGGCGATATCTGTGATGCCGCTGCCCGCCTTAAGGCGCTGGATGCCTTCAGCAAGTCCGAAGGGTTCGCGCAGGCCGTTCTTACCTTCAAGCGTGCGGCCAACATCATCCGCAAGCAGGGTGAGGAGGCAGGTGTGGCTCTTTCCGGCGTAGTGGATAGCGCTTTGCTCGAAGATGATGCCGAAAAGGCGTTGAGCGAGGCTCTCAAGGCCGTAGAACCCAGATTCGAAAGCCTGTGGCAGGCCGGTGACTTTGATGCGCTGTTTGGTCTGCTCGGTGAGCTGCGTCCGACCGTGGATGCCTTCTTCGACAATGTCATGGTCATGTGCGACGATGCGGCAGTGCGTAGCAACCGTCTGAATCTGCTGACCGCCCTGGTGCAGAAGCTCGGACGTCTTGCAGACTTCGCAGCGCTGCAGATGTAA
- the glyQ gene encoding glycine--tRNA ligase subunit alpha has product MHFQNVILTLQNFWSEQGCVLAQPFDVECGAGTFNPATFLRVIGPEPWNVAYVEPSRRPTDGRYGENPNRLQHYFQFQVILKPSPDNIQELYLESLKALGIDPAVHDIRFVEDDWESPTLGAWGLGWEVWLNGMEVTQFTYFQQVGGIDLFPTSVEITYGLERLCMYLQGKESVYDLMYNDKVTYGNVYHQNEVEMSKYNFELSDAGMLLNLFNMYEGECKRLCEEGVAWPAYDYCLKCSHTFNLLDARGAISITERTGYIGRVRALASAVARLYAKQREDLGYPMLPKTETK; this is encoded by the coding sequence ATGCACTTCCAAAACGTTATTCTCACCCTGCAGAACTTCTGGTCCGAGCAGGGCTGCGTGCTTGCACAGCCGTTTGATGTCGAATGCGGTGCGGGCACTTTCAACCCCGCGACTTTCCTGCGCGTTATCGGCCCTGAGCCGTGGAATGTCGCGTATGTGGAGCCTTCCCGCCGTCCGACGGATGGACGCTATGGGGAGAACCCCAACCGCCTGCAGCACTACTTTCAGTTTCAGGTCATTCTGAAGCCTTCTCCCGATAATATTCAGGAGTTGTACCTTGAAAGCCTGAAGGCTCTGGGCATTGATCCCGCCGTTCATGACATTCGTTTCGTTGAAGACGACTGGGAATCTCCCACGCTCGGCGCGTGGGGGCTTGGCTGGGAAGTGTGGCTGAATGGCATGGAGGTTACGCAGTTCACCTATTTCCAGCAGGTTGGCGGCATTGACCTTTTCCCCACCAGCGTGGAAATCACCTACGGTCTGGAGCGTCTGTGCATGTACCTGCAGGGCAAGGAGTCGGTGTACGACCTCATGTACAATGACAAGGTGACCTACGGGAACGTGTATCATCAGAACGAAGTGGAAATGTCCAAGTACAACTTTGAACTCAGCGACGCAGGTATGCTGCTGAATCTGTTCAATATGTACGAAGGCGAGTGCAAGCGCCTGTGTGAAGAGGGTGTGGCCTGGCCCGCATACGACTACTGCCTGAAGTGTTCCCATACCTTCAACCTGCTGGATGCCCGTGGCGCCATCTCCATCACCGAACGCACCGGCTACATCGGTCGCGTCCGCGCTCTGGCATCTGCAGTGGCACGTCTCTACGCCAAGCAGCGTGAAGACCTCGGGTATCCCATGCTGCCCAAGACCGAAACCAAGTAA
- the recO gene encoding DNA repair protein RecO, with protein MDFTDKGIILRIGRFKEADLWVRFLSPERGIFTAFAFGGCRSRQRFSGCLDHLNQVLFRVKGSRMAAYNSLEEGTLLRSPVRLRTDLQRLGLAVNCQKFIEAMGVSAEGAQSAFSLFEGILELLQDVDQVDPLLPLLFRARFAFDQGYRPETGHCMQCGTPIGEGGGVFHVQEGVLFCGNCTAPSGPRFRMGNEALDALRFVQDNPPLCWSSLLLSPRARKEITRAVDGFIQFHIGLAWEKGMFRRV; from the coding sequence ATGGATTTTACGGATAAAGGAATCATCCTCCGCATCGGGCGGTTTAAGGAAGCGGACCTGTGGGTCCGCTTTTTGTCTCCGGAGCGTGGCATATTCACGGCCTTCGCATTTGGCGGTTGCCGCAGCAGGCAGCGCTTCAGCGGCTGTCTGGATCACCTGAATCAGGTGCTCTTCAGGGTAAAGGGAAGTCGCATGGCTGCCTACAACAGCCTTGAGGAGGGCACGCTTCTTCGTTCTCCGGTGCGCTTGCGTACGGACCTGCAGCGACTGGGGCTGGCCGTGAACTGCCAGAAATTCATAGAGGCTATGGGGGTTTCGGCAGAAGGAGCTCAGTCTGCATTTTCGCTCTTTGAAGGAATACTTGAGCTTCTGCAGGATGTTGATCAGGTTGATCCGCTTCTGCCGTTGCTTTTTCGCGCCCGTTTTGCCTTTGATCAAGGGTATCGGCCGGAGACAGGGCATTGTATGCAATGCGGTACCCCCATAGGCGAGGGGGGCGGCGTGTTCCATGTGCAAGAGGGCGTATTGTTTTGTGGAAATTGCACAGCGCCTTCGGGACCTCGCTTCAGAATGGGTAACGAAGCACTTGACGCTTTGCGATTTGTGCAGGACAATCCACCGCTTTGCTGGTCTTCTCTTTTGCTGTCGCCAAGAGCCCGCAAAGAGATTACCCGTGCCGTGGACGGCTTCATCCAGTTCCATATAGGGCTGGCGTGGGAAAAAGGCATGTTCCGGCGCGTTTAG
- a CDS encoding helix-turn-helix domain-containing protein: MTSMTELGALLQQERELRGLSREDVSRNIKVAIRTLKALESGDLEELPHLVYTKGFVKSYARLVGLNPDELGAAVDAIYLEAYGEPEDPEPVYTSKNVQPSSSGLIWVLAIVLVLGVVAGGGWYFLFRTPATPAVVAGESLPAESVQPAPAVVEPSAVQQSPSVVDAPAAGEPVSPDVPAENSESVVSQESAAESAPSAVVAPEAVQPEAEPSVAIAVSAGEEAVAVVEPPAEEPAEVPAIEKPIVAAKPEVEPSADAGHVSVVTSGSAMQDVAINKGGGEQKITLSASAECWVEAWGERFERKEMYLRSGQKFVLRFPKTLTLRLGNSGGVALALNGKNVKLDGADGKVLTVNFIQSR, encoded by the coding sequence ATGACTTCAATGACCGAATTGGGGGCTCTTCTGCAACAGGAGAGAGAACTCAGGGGGCTTTCGCGCGAGGACGTCTCGCGAAATATCAAAGTAGCCATACGGACACTGAAAGCATTGGAGAGCGGGGATCTGGAGGAACTGCCCCATCTTGTCTATACCAAGGGATTCGTGAAGTCCTACGCGCGATTGGTCGGGCTTAATCCCGATGAACTTGGCGCTGCCGTGGATGCGATCTATCTTGAAGCCTACGGTGAGCCGGAAGATCCGGAACCGGTGTATACGAGCAAGAATGTTCAACCTTCATCTTCCGGTCTGATTTGGGTTCTGGCCATCGTTTTGGTGCTGGGGGTCGTTGCCGGAGGTGGGTGGTATTTCCTTTTTCGCACCCCTGCGACTCCTGCTGTAGTGGCAGGCGAATCGCTCCCTGCTGAATCTGTCCAGCCTGCACCGGCTGTTGTTGAGCCGTCGGCTGTGCAGCAGTCTCCCTCTGTGGTGGACGCTCCTGCTGCGGGCGAGCCTGTTTCTCCGGACGTGCCGGCTGAGAATTCTGAAAGTGTAGTGTCGCAGGAATCTGCTGCTGAGTCCGCTCCATCTGCCGTCGTTGCTCCTGAAGCTGTTCAGCCCGAGGCTGAACCTTCTGTTGCCATTGCAGTATCTGCAGGGGAGGAGGCTGTTGCCGTGGTTGAACCTCCGGCGGAAGAGCCCGCAGAGGTTCCCGCCATTGAGAAGCCAATCGTTGCAGCAAAGCCTGAGGTGGAGCCTTCGGCTGACGCTGGGCACGTGAGTGTGGTGACGAGCGGCTCTGCCATGCAGGATGTTGCGATCAACAAGGGGGGCGGCGAACAGAAGATCACCCTTTCCGCATCGGCAGAATGCTGGGTTGAAGCATGGGGAGAACGCTTTGAACGCAAGGAAATGTACCTGCGTTCCGGCCAGAAGTTTGTTCTGCGTTTCCCCAAAACGCTTACTCTTCGTTTGGGCAACTCCGGCGGCGTTGCTCTTGCGCTCAACGGCAAGAACGTCAAGCTTGACGGTGCTGACGGCAAGGTGCTGACCGTGAATTTTATCCAGTCCCGTTAG